One Gelria sp. Kuro-4 DNA segment encodes these proteins:
- a CDS encoding GyrI-like domain-containing protein, translating into MAWLEPSGYRVAGPVREHYLRSPADVSDPAQFVTEIQIPVERAE; encoded by the coding sequence CTGGCCTGGCTGGAGCCGAGCGGCTACCGCGTGGCCGGCCCGGTGCGCGAACACTACCTCCGGAGCCCGGCGGACGTGAGCGACCCGGCGCAGTTCGTCACGGAAATTCAGATACCGGTGGAACGAGCAGAGTAA
- a CDS encoding DUF2357 domain-containing protein: MSANLVTVETDCFDLVLKGPKPEEVLQYVPALQAGAVAKTVIRGRYNHLEIYHSELGEQLSVQAHPPLFFEQQNYELIIATKKAGQFGVWHENPLLRAAVRPVDRQGKVYSAVINFGSEVGSSEFVFLWDKRQVLSISVEVFPTKIDYRLDYEQMVQEVYSEVLGLVFNFLTKTFRPVSSQKSGHSPTDVEWISTLRYLLKDLEVAVRTVANHPHHSLAVNEHFRRIDQVRRPGKSALRWLRHHPEQWEAINGKPSRPDSAWKFPAAEKQVTYDTPENRFVRWVLEQTLKHLKRLEQKYQGSPYPNPAVNEVLAEFATRIKRLLQLKFLRNVGTWHPGYSPSLVLQFGPGYREVFRAHLLLLRGLNIKGAALRVGLKSIHELYEYWCFLRLREILAHYCRLQSQDIIRVESTGVALVLKKGRASCVTYKAPDGATIELGYNAYPDIQSPTTPQQPDMLLTIDRKTPGGHHRYILDAKYRLDATPDYVKRYSAPGPKEEDVNTMHRYRDAFLAGDPSTQVYTRDALGACILFPWRGEFVQHHFFRSLEKVGIGALPFLPGATDLVEAFLRKLLEWPNVAHMDHAIFPRDHDVFWGRRYRNNPVLVGTLGRDKRPERLAFARRVGYYHIPVDKFSAARLGFEYVAFFADGCIKQFAQTGETTVVHEKDLPQITELRPLHGDGERLYYKISLLPDSWQELPKPITNPLRRRFDFITTTLEALLTAQTIDELRLKRETERRLVEALRVMGIKYKVVDTGDSRWELHLLGRNIRVRPQITTDGLEIWNEGATAPHRVPGSVIRQRPEYVVEMMNKG, encoded by the coding sequence ATGAGTGCCAACCTTGTCACCGTGGAAACCGACTGCTTCGATCTCGTCCTCAAGGGTCCGAAACCCGAAGAGGTGTTGCAGTATGTTCCAGCTTTGCAGGCAGGAGCCGTGGCTAAAACAGTTATCCGTGGTAGGTACAACCACCTGGAAATCTACCACAGCGAGCTGGGAGAACAGCTTTCAGTGCAAGCGCACCCACCGCTCTTTTTTGAGCAACAGAATTACGAACTAATCATAGCAACAAAAAAGGCCGGCCAGTTCGGCGTTTGGCACGAAAACCCGCTATTAAGAGCTGCTGTCCGTCCTGTGGATCGTCAAGGCAAGGTTTACTCAGCCGTCATCAACTTTGGCAGTGAAGTGGGCAGTTCGGAATTCGTCTTTTTATGGGACAAGCGCCAGGTGCTCAGTATCTCTGTCGAGGTCTTTCCCACGAAAATTGATTATCGCTTGGACTACGAGCAAATGGTTCAGGAAGTCTACTCTGAGGTGTTAGGCCTGGTTTTTAACTTCTTGACTAAGACTTTTCGCCCGGTTTCCTCGCAGAAGAGCGGCCACTCTCCTACTGATGTTGAGTGGATCTCTACCTTGCGATACTTGCTTAAAGACCTGGAAGTGGCAGTTCGCACGGTTGCAAATCACCCGCACCATTCTCTAGCGGTTAACGAGCATTTCCGCCGGATAGACCAAGTTCGGCGACCTGGTAAGTCAGCTTTGCGCTGGTTGAGACACCATCCTGAGCAGTGGGAAGCAATTAACGGAAAACCCTCTCGACCAGATTCCGCTTGGAAGTTCCCCGCCGCCGAAAAGCAGGTCACGTACGATACTCCCGAAAATCGCTTCGTACGCTGGGTCCTGGAACAAACCCTCAAGCATCTAAAGCGCCTGGAACAGAAATACCAGGGCTCACCTTACCCTAACCCGGCTGTGAATGAGGTATTGGCCGAGTTTGCGACCAGGATAAAACGGCTACTGCAGTTGAAATTCTTGAGAAATGTAGGAACCTGGCATCCCGGCTACAGTCCGTCCCTGGTCTTGCAGTTCGGTCCCGGGTATCGAGAAGTTTTTCGTGCCCACCTTCTTCTTCTGCGGGGTTTAAACATAAAGGGCGCGGCTTTGCGGGTGGGGCTGAAATCAATTCATGAGCTTTATGAGTACTGGTGTTTCCTGAGGCTCAGGGAAATCCTGGCGCATTACTGCCGGTTGCAGTCGCAAGACATCATCCGGGTTGAGAGCACGGGTGTTGCGTTAGTACTAAAGAAAGGAAGAGCCAGCTGCGTAACCTATAAGGCACCGGATGGAGCAACCATCGAGCTCGGTTACAATGCCTATCCCGACATTCAATCGCCAACCACACCCCAACAGCCGGATATGCTACTAACGATAGACCGTAAAACGCCGGGCGGGCACCATCGTTACATCCTAGACGCTAAGTATAGGCTTGATGCAACGCCGGACTATGTAAAAAGGTACAGTGCACCGGGGCCAAAGGAAGAGGACGTCAATACTATGCACAGATACCGCGATGCCTTCCTGGCCGGCGACCCCTCTACCCAGGTGTATACCCGGGACGCGCTAGGCGCGTGTATTCTTTTCCCTTGGCGCGGTGAATTCGTGCAGCACCACTTCTTTCGCAGCCTTGAGAAAGTGGGCATCGGGGCCCTCCCTTTCTTGCCTGGGGCTACGGACTTAGTCGAAGCTTTCCTGAGAAAGCTGCTTGAGTGGCCCAACGTGGCCCATATGGACCATGCCATCTTTCCGCGGGACCACGATGTTTTCTGGGGAAGGCGGTATCGGAACAACCCGGTCCTCGTTGGGACACTCGGCCGCGACAAGCGGCCCGAACGTCTGGCGTTTGCTCGTCGCGTAGGTTACTACCACATCCCTGTTGACAAGTTCTCCGCTGCCAGGCTTGGTTTTGAGTACGTGGCGTTCTTTGCAGATGGGTGTATTAAACAGTTTGCCCAGACAGGAGAAACTACCGTGGTCCATGAGAAAGATCTTCCGCAGATTACTGAGCTGCGTCCCCTGCATGGCGATGGGGAAAGGCTTTATTACAAAATAAGCCTGCTACCCGATAGTTGGCAGGAGCTCCCTAAACCCATAACCAACCCATTGCGGCGCCGGTTTGACTTTATCACCACCACTTTGGAAGCCCTCCTGACAGCACAAACCATTGACGAACTGCGACTGAAACGGGAGACAGAACGACGACTGGTAGAAGCACTAAGGGTAATGGGCATAAAGTACAAAGTAGTAGACACCGGTGACAGTCGCTGGGAATTACACCTCTTGGGCCGGAACATACGAGTCCGACCGCAAATAACTACCGACGGCTTGGAGATCTGGAACGAAGGCGCCACAGCCCCACACCGTGTCCCGGGTAGTGTCATTAGGCAAAGACCGGAATATGTCGTTGAGATGATGAACAAGGGATAA
- a CDS encoding protein NO VEIN domain-containing protein has product MARLEDLTQGATVRGVLPDRAVTVVDVKWYGDSVIDLTYKDTAGRLGSQLLYRDNEPALEIVTEGRLWSFAADGELLRLVSEAYRIRLGYLFDPYLAVHTSLVEPLPHQITAVYGEMLSRQPLRFLLADDPGAGKTIMTGLFIKELVLRGDLHRCLIVCPGNLAEQWQDEMSQRFHLPFEILTNDRIEAAHTGNIFLELPLCIARLDKLARNEDLQAKLEQTDWDLIVCDEAHKMSASFFGGEVKYTKRYRLGQLLSRITRHFLLLTATPHNGKEEDFQLFMALLDGDRFEGRFRDGVHTVDASDLMRRLVKEELYRFDGTPLFPERIAYTVNYSLSDAEAALYKEVTEYVREEFNRADALENEGHKGTVGFALTILQRRLASSPEAIYQSLRRRRLRLEERLQEEKLLRRGARVQAAQTLSLDDIEDLEDAPGAELEETEETVVDQATAARTIAELEAEIATLRRLERQAYQLRASGTDRKWDELSKLLQNNAEMFDASGTRRKLVIFTEHRDTLNYLAERIRSLLGKGEAVVTIQGGMGREERRKAQEAFSQDKEVMILVATDAAGEGINLQRAHLMVNYDLPWNPNRLEQRFGRIHRIGQNEVCHLWNLVAAETREGEVFHRLFSKLEEERRALGGRVFDVLGRVTFDNRPLRDLLLEAIRYGERPEVRARLHRVVDNAFDRNHLRRLLEERALVRDSMDVRRVQEIREEMERLEARRLQPHFIASFFMKAFTLLGGSIREREPKRYEITHVPLAIRNRDRLIGTGEPVLPRYERVTFEKELITVSGKPLAAFLCPGHPLLDATIDLILERYRELLKQGAVLLDPSDPGEEVRALFYIEHTIQDGRLDKAGNRRVASRQLQFVEVDSEGKAHSAGYAPYLDYRALSEEERLLVQPVLEKSWLSRDLEAAATAYAIKELVPSHLQAIKSRREELVTKTMAAVKDRLSKEIAYWDHRAAELKAQEEAGKVNARINSAKASQRADELTARLEKRMAELEQERHLAPLAPVVIGSALIVPQGLIARLKGAQTSPAMFALETREVERIAMAAVMAEERRLGYEPCDVSAEKCGYDIESRVPGTGKLRFIEVKGRRKGATTVTVTKNEILTALNKPDDYILAIVEVDGEQGRPIYVPCPFRREPDFAVTSVNYDVRELIGKG; this is encoded by the coding sequence ATGGCCCGTCTGGAAGATTTGACCCAGGGTGCCACAGTTAGGGGAGTACTGCCGGACCGCGCGGTGACGGTAGTCGACGTTAAATGGTATGGGGACTCTGTTATTGACCTTACTTATAAAGATACTGCCGGGCGCCTGGGCAGCCAACTGCTTTATCGTGACAATGAGCCCGCCCTTGAAATTGTCACTGAGGGTCGCCTGTGGAGCTTTGCTGCCGACGGCGAGCTTCTCCGGCTGGTTTCCGAGGCGTATCGTATCCGCTTGGGCTACTTATTCGACCCGTACTTGGCGGTACATACTTCCCTTGTAGAGCCACTGCCTCACCAGATAACAGCCGTTTACGGCGAAATGCTCAGCCGACAGCCGCTGCGTTTCCTCTTGGCCGACGACCCCGGCGCCGGTAAGACCATTATGACCGGCCTCTTTATCAAAGAGCTGGTGCTGCGGGGCGACCTGCACCGGTGTCTCATTGTCTGTCCTGGCAATCTAGCCGAACAGTGGCAGGATGAAATGAGTCAGCGCTTTCACCTGCCCTTTGAGATTCTCACCAACGATCGAATTGAAGCAGCGCACACCGGCAATATTTTCTTGGAGTTGCCGCTCTGCATTGCCCGCCTGGATAAGCTCGCGCGCAACGAAGACCTCCAAGCCAAGCTGGAACAGACCGATTGGGACCTGATCGTCTGCGACGAGGCCCATAAAATGTCAGCCAGTTTTTTCGGCGGTGAGGTCAAGTACACCAAGCGTTACCGCTTGGGCCAACTGCTGTCCCGCATTACCCGCCATTTCCTCTTACTTACCGCTACTCCCCACAACGGCAAAGAGGAAGACTTCCAGCTCTTTATGGCCCTTCTCGATGGCGATCGGTTCGAGGGGCGTTTTCGGGACGGCGTCCATACGGTGGATGCCTCTGATCTGATGCGTCGGTTAGTCAAGGAAGAACTGTACCGCTTCGACGGCACGCCGCTCTTCCCGGAGCGCATTGCTTACACGGTGAACTACAGCCTTTCCGACGCTGAGGCCGCCCTCTACAAGGAGGTCACCGAGTACGTGCGCGAGGAGTTCAACCGTGCCGACGCGCTGGAGAATGAAGGCCACAAAGGTACCGTGGGCTTTGCCCTGACCATACTGCAGCGGCGCTTGGCCTCCTCGCCCGAGGCCATTTACCAGTCTCTTCGGCGTCGCCGTCTGCGTCTGGAGGAACGTTTGCAAGAAGAAAAGCTCCTTAGGCGGGGAGCTCGGGTCCAAGCAGCGCAGACCTTGTCCCTGGACGATATCGAGGATCTGGAAGATGCACCCGGTGCCGAACTGGAGGAAACCGAGGAGACGGTAGTCGATCAGGCCACGGCGGCCCGGACCATTGCGGAATTGGAAGCGGAAATCGCAACACTTAGGCGCTTGGAAAGACAGGCTTATCAGTTGCGAGCCAGTGGAACAGATCGGAAATGGGATGAGCTCTCCAAACTCTTACAGAACAACGCGGAGATGTTCGACGCTTCCGGTACCCGCCGCAAGCTGGTCATCTTTACGGAGCACCGCGATACCTTGAATTACCTGGCCGAGCGCATCCGCAGCCTTCTCGGCAAGGGTGAAGCTGTGGTTACCATTCAGGGCGGCATGGGCCGTGAAGAGCGGCGGAAGGCACAAGAGGCCTTCTCACAGGATAAGGAAGTTATGATTCTCGTAGCCACCGATGCCGCCGGTGAAGGTATCAACCTGCAGCGTGCCCACCTGATGGTCAACTACGACCTGCCTTGGAATCCGAATCGGCTGGAACAGCGCTTCGGCCGCATCCACCGTATCGGCCAAAACGAGGTTTGTCACCTGTGGAATCTGGTGGCGGCGGAAACACGGGAGGGTGAGGTTTTCCACCGCCTCTTTTCTAAGCTGGAAGAGGAGCGCAGGGCTTTAGGTGGCCGGGTGTTTGACGTCCTGGGTAGAGTGACCTTCGATAACCGGCCGTTGCGCGACCTACTTCTTGAGGCCATCCGTTACGGTGAGCGGCCCGAGGTGCGTGCGCGCCTCCACCGAGTGGTGGATAACGCCTTCGACCGCAACCACCTGCGCCGGCTCCTGGAGGAGCGCGCCCTGGTGCGGGATAGCATGGACGTGCGCCGTGTCCAGGAGATCCGCGAGGAAATGGAGCGTCTGGAGGCCCGGCGGCTGCAGCCGCACTTTATCGCCTCGTTCTTCATGAAGGCCTTCACCCTGCTCGGCGGCAGCATCCGCGAGCGCGAACCCAAACGCTATGAGATCACCCATGTGCCACTGGCGATACGGAACCGGGACCGCCTTATCGGTACCGGCGAGCCGGTACTCCCCCGCTACGAACGGGTTACCTTTGAGAAGGAACTAATCACGGTAAGCGGTAAGCCTCTGGCGGCCTTTCTCTGTCCCGGTCATCCCCTCCTGGACGCCACCATTGATCTAATTCTCGAGCGTTACCGCGAACTGCTCAAACAGGGAGCCGTGTTGCTGGATCCCAGCGATCCGGGTGAAGAGGTCAGAGCCCTCTTTTACATCGAACACACCATACAAGATGGCCGCCTGGATAAAGCCGGCAACCGCCGGGTGGCCTCCCGCCAGCTGCAGTTTGTGGAGGTAGACTCTGAGGGTAAAGCGCACTCAGCCGGGTACGCGCCCTATCTGGATTACCGAGCGCTGAGTGAAGAAGAACGCCTACTCGTCCAGCCTGTACTCGAAAAAAGCTGGTTGAGCCGGGACCTGGAGGCTGCAGCCACAGCTTATGCCATTAAGGAGCTCGTCCCTAGCCACCTGCAGGCAATCAAGAGCCGTCGAGAAGAACTGGTAACCAAGACCATGGCGGCCGTCAAGGACCGTCTCTCTAAGGAGATCGCCTATTGGGACCACCGGGCGGCTGAGCTTAAGGCCCAGGAAGAGGCGGGCAAAGTCAATGCGCGTATTAACTCGGCCAAGGCGTCCCAGCGCGCCGATGAGCTGACCGCTCGCTTGGAGAAACGCATGGCTGAGCTTGAACAGGAACGGCACCTGGCACCGCTGGCACCGGTGGTGATCGGCAGTGCGCTCATTGTTCCCCAGGGCCTGATCGCCCGGCTGAAGGGTGCGCAAACCTCCCCGGCTATGTTTGCTTTAGAAACCCGCGAGGTGGAACGCATAGCCATGGCGGCCGTAATGGCCGAGGAGAGGCGCCTGGGTTATGAGCCGTGTGACGTCAGCGCTGAAAAGTGCGGGTACGACATCGAGTCGCGCGTACCAGGCACCGGAAAACTGCGCTTTATCGAGGTAAAAGGGCGGAGAAAAGGCGCTACCACCGTTACCGTGACCAAGAACGAGATCCTGACCGCCCTCAACAAACCGGACGACTACATCCTGGCCATTGTCGAGGTAGACGGAGAGCAAGGCCGGCCCATTTATGTCCCCTGCCCCTTCCGGCGGGAGCCGGATTTTGCCGTCACCAGCGTCAACTACGATGTAAGAGAGCTTATTGGCAAGGGGTAG
- a CDS encoding MrcB family domain-containing protein gives MGLAALLEHLMQNYVGAQEQSFGKHPLHTTLHQIEEELKALPAVRNYPELKVKGSLGQGNWATIPWIAFLDSRVAPSMQNGVYVVFLFAADMTRVYLTLNQGVTEVYDQLGAKEAKPALRSRAEALRQRPDIRSLPGFQLNWDINLGAVKGTGARYVDSTIAYKAYERTALPTDDSLAKDLEALLRVYRAYAIETSTAATSAPTIDLPPNKVEGPGELPLEQLITQAHQRITRQGFFYPPEEFAAFCVSLKSKPFVLLAGISGTGKTRLVELLAHQFGAHEYTIAVRPDWSDSTDLLGYRDLQGHFRPGPLLEILRDANAHPDLPYFICLDEMNLARVEHYFAEFLSIIEKRNRQHGKVVTPPVLAEFTEAPWSKVYVSDNVFFIGTVNMDETTHPFSRKVLDRANVFEFNHVNLSYHAGPGTEPVASEPLDWHPLRPVFCRLPEFYDQAPALFEQTIASLEQVNAILEPGYFQVGYRVRDEVCLFLLHAREAGLEYDLSFDMQLQSKILPRVQGSSSTTRQVLVGLWNWTTGVTVSEDDPDLVAKVAEPPEDARYPRTARKIGVMLRRFEEEGYTSYWM, from the coding sequence GTGGGATTAGCGGCGCTACTAGAACACCTAATGCAAAATTATGTTGGAGCCCAGGAGCAAAGTTTTGGGAAGCATCCACTGCATACCACCCTCCACCAGATTGAAGAGGAGCTAAAAGCCCTTCCTGCCGTGCGTAATTATCCCGAGCTAAAAGTCAAGGGCTCGCTCGGCCAAGGCAACTGGGCCACCATCCCTTGGATCGCCTTTTTAGATTCACGGGTTGCTCCTTCGATGCAGAACGGCGTGTACGTGGTGTTTTTGTTTGCAGCCGATATGACGCGCGTCTACCTGACTCTTAATCAGGGAGTTACAGAGGTGTATGACCAGCTGGGCGCCAAGGAAGCCAAGCCAGCCCTGCGCAGCCGAGCTGAGGCTCTTCGGCAGCGTCCAGACATACGCAGTTTACCTGGCTTTCAGCTGAACTGGGACATCAATCTTGGAGCAGTTAAGGGAACTGGTGCCAGATACGTGGATTCAACCATAGCCTACAAAGCGTACGAACGTACAGCTCTACCCACGGATGACAGCCTGGCAAAGGATTTAGAAGCCCTCCTTCGCGTGTACCGCGCGTACGCGATCGAAACAAGCACCGCTGCGACCTCTGCTCCTACCATTGATCTGCCTCCGAACAAGGTGGAAGGGCCAGGTGAGCTTCCTTTGGAGCAACTGATTACGCAAGCACACCAACGCATTACGAGGCAGGGGTTCTTCTACCCACCGGAAGAGTTCGCAGCCTTCTGTGTATCCCTAAAAAGCAAGCCTTTTGTGCTCTTGGCCGGTATCTCAGGCACCGGGAAGACCCGCTTGGTTGAGCTGCTGGCGCACCAGTTTGGCGCACACGAATATACAATTGCCGTTCGACCTGATTGGAGTGACAGTACAGACCTTTTAGGCTACCGGGACCTACAGGGTCACTTTCGGCCGGGCCCTTTGTTGGAGATTCTGAGGGATGCCAACGCTCACCCGGACCTGCCCTACTTTATTTGTCTTGACGAAATGAACCTGGCCCGAGTAGAGCATTACTTTGCTGAGTTCCTAAGCATAATTGAGAAGCGTAACCGTCAGCATGGAAAGGTTGTAACCCCGCCAGTGCTGGCGGAATTTACAGAAGCTCCTTGGTCGAAGGTCTACGTTTCCGATAACGTGTTTTTTATCGGTACTGTCAACATGGACGAAACCACCCATCCGTTCAGCCGTAAAGTCTTGGATCGGGCTAACGTGTTTGAGTTTAACCATGTCAATCTAAGCTATCATGCAGGTCCTGGCACGGAGCCGGTGGCCAGTGAGCCGTTGGATTGGCACCCCCTGCGTCCAGTGTTTTGTCGCCTGCCAGAGTTCTATGACCAAGCGCCGGCCTTGTTCGAGCAGACCATCGCTTCTCTTGAGCAGGTAAATGCCATCCTCGAACCAGGTTATTTTCAGGTTGGTTACCGCGTGCGGGATGAGGTCTGTTTATTCCTTTTGCATGCGCGGGAAGCAGGGTTGGAATATGACCTGAGCTTCGACATGCAACTCCAGAGCAAGATTCTTCCTCGGGTACAGGGTAGTTCAAGCACCACTCGGCAGGTTCTCGTTGGTCTGTGGAATTGGACAACCGGTGTCACGGTTTCTGAAGACGATCCCGATCTGGTAGCCAAGGTCGCCGAACCCCCCGAAGATGCACGCTACCCAAGGACGGCCCGGAAAATCGGCGTTATGCTTCGCCGTTTCGAAGAAGAAGGATACACATCGTACTGGATGTGA
- a CDS encoding DUF1156 domain-containing protein codes for MTTHKKLIEVALPLEAINKESAREKSIRHGHPSTLHLWWSRKPLAACRAVLFASLVDDPSSRPDEFPTEEAQKAERQRLFRLIEELVKWENSNNEEVLAKARAEILKSTGGNPPPVLDPFCGGGSIPLEAQRLGLEAHAGDLNPVAVLITKALIEIPPKFAGRPPVNPEARRKIGHQVEWPGAAGLAEDVRYYGQWMRDEAEQRIGHLYPKVKLPPEYGGGEATVIAWLWARTVKCPNPACGTEMPLASKFWLSKKRGKEAWVEPTPDSMSQRVRFEVKTGKGKPLEGTVNRRGATCICCGTPVPFDYIRSEGRAGRMGAQLMAIVAEGPHGRVYLPANEEHMRAAEEAKPKWRPEMELPHNPRDFKTPNYGMQTFRDLFTHRQLVALATFSDLVEETWESVRRDGVVAGMPDDGITLAAGGTGATAYADAVATYLGLCIDRLADRSSTIATWDVTRDNIRNTFARQAIPMTWDFAETNPFSSSTGNFLGAVDWVSEVIAGLPATAPGACSQRDATAGINGVTAPVVSTDPPYYDNIGYADLSDFFYVWLRRSLREVYPDLFNTLLVPKTGELVATPYRFGGDRNKARQFFEGGLGQAFAHMRKAGNADFPVTVYYAFRQTEADTDDANEGNEDPRVASTGWETMLEGLLRAQFTITGTWPMRSEMSNRPVANGTNALASSIVLVCRPRPSDVPPATRREFLAALRRELPLALKKLQEGNIAPVDLAQAAIGPGMAVFSRYSKVLEADGTPMPVRTALQIINQELDAFFAVQEGDLDADTRFCLAWYEQYGLQEAPYGEADVLARAKNTTVDRLVEQGVLQAAKGKVSLLPRAGLDPAWKPTLHHGLSVWLCTQHLVRRLQAGGEEKTARLSLDLGTARSEACKALAYRLYTTAERHGWTEEALAYNTLVVSWPAIQEKAAAIAAAPTVQLGFLAEEGE; via the coding sequence ATGACAACGCACAAGAAGCTCATAGAAGTAGCCCTGCCCCTTGAGGCCATAAACAAAGAGTCGGCCCGGGAAAAATCAATCCGCCACGGGCATCCGTCCACGCTCCACCTTTGGTGGTCTCGCAAACCGCTTGCCGCCTGCCGGGCAGTTCTTTTCGCCTCGTTGGTAGATGACCCCTCCAGCCGCCCCGACGAGTTCCCTACGGAAGAAGCACAGAAAGCCGAGCGGCAACGTCTCTTCCGCCTTATCGAGGAACTAGTGAAGTGGGAGAACTCGAATAACGAAGAGGTGCTGGCTAAGGCAAGGGCGGAGATTCTAAAGTCCACCGGCGGCAATCCGCCGCCAGTGCTCGACCCCTTCTGTGGGGGCGGGTCCATTCCCCTCGAAGCCCAGAGGTTGGGTCTGGAGGCGCATGCCGGTGACCTTAACCCGGTGGCGGTGTTAATTACCAAAGCTTTAATTGAGATTCCGCCCAAATTCGCCGGCCGCCCACCTGTGAACCCGGAGGCACGGCGTAAGATCGGGCACCAGGTGGAGTGGCCCGGTGCCGCGGGCCTGGCCGAAGACGTGCGCTACTACGGGCAGTGGATGCGGGACGAAGCGGAGCAGCGCATCGGGCATTTGTACCCGAAGGTGAAGCTGCCCCCCGAATACGGCGGGGGCGAAGCCACCGTAATCGCCTGGCTCTGGGCACGGACCGTAAAGTGTCCCAACCCGGCCTGCGGGACAGAGATGCCATTGGCTAGTAAGTTTTGGCTTTCGAAGAAGCGTGGGAAAGAGGCGTGGGTGGAACCGACTCCAGATTCCATGTCCCAGCGGGTTCGCTTTGAAGTCAAGACGGGAAAAGGTAAGCCGCTGGAGGGCACAGTGAACCGCCGTGGCGCTACCTGCATTTGCTGTGGTACCCCAGTACCCTTCGACTACATTCGCAGTGAAGGCCGCGCCGGCCGCATGGGCGCGCAGCTCATGGCCATTGTGGCCGAGGGCCCGCACGGGCGGGTGTATTTGCCGGCAAACGAGGAGCACATGAGGGCCGCTGAAGAAGCGAAGCCGAAGTGGAGGCCTGAGATGGAGTTGCCTCACAATCCAAGGGACTTCAAGACACCAAATTACGGTATGCAGACTTTCAGAGACCTTTTCACCCACCGTCAGTTGGTTGCCCTTGCTACCTTCAGTGATTTGGTGGAAGAAACCTGGGAGAGTGTGCGCCGGGATGGGGTCGTCGCTGGTATGCCCGACGATGGTATTACCCTTGCTGCCGGCGGCACGGGTGCCACGGCATATGCCGACGCGGTAGCAACATACCTGGGTTTGTGCATTGATCGCCTGGCAGATAGGAGCTCTACTATAGCAACTTGGGATGTAACTCGTGACAATATCCGAAATACCTTCGCCCGTCAAGCCATCCCGATGACCTGGGACTTTGCTGAAACCAATCCCTTCAGTTCATCCACAGGAAATTTCCTGGGCGCGGTTGACTGGGTTTCTGAAGTCATAGCGGGGCTACCTGCTACCGCACCCGGCGCATGCAGTCAGCGCGACGCTACCGCTGGTATTAACGGCGTCACGGCTCCCGTGGTATCTACCGACCCACCTTACTACGACAATATCGGTTATGCCGATCTCAGCGATTTCTTCTACGTTTGGCTGCGCCGGTCTTTGCGCGAAGTCTACCCGGACTTATTCAACACTTTGCTTGTGCCTAAGACCGGGGAGTTAGTGGCTACTCCCTACCGTTTCGGGGGAGATAGGAATAAGGCACGGCAGTTTTTTGAAGGTGGGCTGGGACAGGCTTTTGCTCATATGAGGAAGGCCGGCAACGCTGACTTTCCTGTAACCGTCTACTATGCCTTCAGGCAAACCGAGGCGGACACCGATGACGCGAACGAAGGCAATGAAGATCCCCGTGTGGCGTCAACTGGCTGGGAGACCATGCTTGAAGGGTTACTGAGGGCCCAATTCACCATAACCGGAACCTGGCCCATGCGCAGTGAAATGAGCAACCGCCCTGTGGCCAACGGCACCAATGCTCTCGCTTCTTCCATTGTCCTCGTCTGCCGTCCGCGCCCGTCTGACGTGCCGCCGGCCACGCGCCGGGAGTTCCTTGCGGCCCTGCGGCGCGAACTACCCTTAGCACTGAAGAAGCTACAGGAGGGCAACATCGCGCCCGTGGACCTGGCGCAGGCAGCCATCGGCCCAGGCATGGCCGTCTTCTCCCGTTATTCCAAGGTGCTCGAGGCCGACGGCACACCCATGCCGGTGCGGACGGCATTGCAGATTATCAATCAGGAACTGGATGCCTTCTTCGCCGTTCAGGAAGGTGACCTGGACGCCGATACCCGCTTCTGCCTGGCCTGGTACGAGCAGTACGGCCTACAAGAGGCCCCGTATGGCGAGGCGGACGTGCTGGCACGGGCCAAGAATACTACCGTAGACCGATTGGTGGAGCAGGGAGTGCTCCAGGCAGCCAAGGGAAAAGTGTCTTTGCTTCCCCGCGCAGGACTCGATCCGGCCTGGAAGCCGACGCTGCACCATGGCTTGAGCGTCTGGCTTTGTACCCAGCACTTGGTGCGCCGCCTCCAGGCCGGTGGCGAGGAGAAGACGGCGAGGCTAAGCCTGGACCTAGGCACCGCACGAAGCGAAGCCTGCAAGGCGCTGGCCTACCGCCTCTACACCACAGCAGAACGCCACGGCTGGACGGAAGAAGCACTGGCCTACAACACCCTGGTGGTTTCTTGGCCGGCAATCCAGGAAAAGGCGGCGGCGATCGCCGCCGCACCAACGGTACAGTTAGGTTTTCTTGCCGAGGAGGGGGAGTAG